The Fusarium musae strain F31 chromosome 10, whole genome shotgun sequence genome window below encodes:
- a CDS encoding hypothetical protein (MEROPS:MER0031562), with translation MLDSDQSWPLWRNDSLDGAFDLDTPGDNAVVTKVNRPFLFGYRPPKSNGRGILILGGGGYVELMVGREGVAVAKWLNSLGFYAFVLVHRFPNSETGAQAPLDDGRRALKIMVESGFAPKGISICGLSSGGHLGAALLAEYPQVWTSPDPEIPQVEFAILGYGPISTNAAGRAIIENKPPLPPKEKQELYDVVQPDVQLRSPAPPVFIVYSNNDPVVPVVNAYRLAEGITKGGAPVELHIFADAPHGFALDSPKELPVSKWPVMCEAWLKQNKWIE, from the coding sequence ATGCTCGACTCAGATCAATCCTGGCCTCTATGGCGCAATGACTCCCTCGACGGAGCCTTCGATCTCGATACCCCCGGCGACAACGCCGTCGTTACCAAAGTAAACCGCCCTTTCTTATTTGGCTACCGACCCCCAAAATCAAACGGTCGCGGCATTCTCATTCTTGGAGGCGGAGGATATGTTGAACTCATGGTTGGCCGCGAAGGCGTCGCCGTCGCAAAATGGCTCAACAGTCTTGGCTTCTACGCATTCGTCCTGGTGCATCGCTTCCCGAACAGCGAAACAGGTGCTCAAGCGCCGTtagatgatggaagaagagctctGAAGATCATGGTTGAGAGTGGATTTGCGCCAAAGGGTATTAGCATTTGCGGTCTCTCATCTGGTGGCCATCTTGGCGCTGCGCTTCTGGCGGAGTATCCTCAAGTCTGGACATCACCAGATCCAGAAATACCTCAGGTCGAGTTCGCTATATTGGGTTATGGACCTATTTCGACGAATGCAGCTGGCCGCGCAATTATTGAGAACAaacctcctcttccaccaaaagaaaagcaagagcTGTATGATGTTGTACAACCAGATGTTCAGCTTCGATCTCCTGCGCCGCCAGTATTCATCGTTTACTCTAACAACGATCCAGTGGTACCCGTTGTCAACGCATATCGCTTAGCAGAGGGCATTACAAAGGGCGGAGCACCGGTGGAGTTGCATATCTTCGCTGATGCGCCTCACGGATTTGCGTTGGATAGCCCGAAGGAGTTGCCTGTATCAAAGTGGCCAGTTATGTGCGAAGCATGGCTGAAGCAGAACAAATGGATAGAATGA
- a CDS encoding hypothetical protein (EggNog:ENOG41): protein MVAVAQNDGNTILFQVNKNFEIIFYESRTPSERIPRKKYNMSTLKIKGKSIKVNPKLPIISAVAFTHPESCGGRAQVRVYDVDRDSLFLREIIGVGDKDEDWNDGMDFNDKDYTICEVSGLTAKVFQSTGDKKSFQIKVYYQRDGADEFADVSYNVVGVTYEWSTRPNVTET, encoded by the exons ATGGTCGCTGTTGCGCAGAATGACGGCAATACCATTCTGTTCCAAGTCAACAAGAACTTCGAGATCATCTTCTATGAGAGTCGGACTCCCAGTGAAAGAATCCCCAggaaaaagtataatatgaGCaccctcaagatcaaaggAAAGTCTATCAAGGTCAACCCAAAGTTGCCCATCATCTCAGCTGTCGCATTCACTCACCCCGAGTCTTGCGGTGGCAGAGCTCAG GTCCGAGTCTACGATGTCGACAGAGACAGCCTCTTTCTCCGTGAGATCATCGGTGTTGGTGACAAGGACGAGGATTGGAACGACGGTATGGATTTCAATGACAAGGACTACACTATTTGTGAGGTCAGCGGTCTGACTGCCAAAGTTTTCCAGTCGACTGGCGACAAGAAGAGCTTCCAGATCAAGGTCTACTATCAGCGTGACGGCGCGGATGAGTTTGCGGATGTTTCCTACAATGTCGTGGGTGTTACCTATGAGTGGAGCACTCGACCCAACGTCACCGAAACCTAA
- a CDS encoding hypothetical protein (EggNog:ENOG41), producing the protein MLVQSLSRAAIVATLCLAGLTSAVRESGDPSPEISKSTSTTTARAHERKKGHREEKVMVSCAGHITQCGVEDKAKIVYVPVSTSTVTNTIVKTDTVRPDPPNVSQGY; encoded by the exons ATGCTTGTACAATCTCTGTCCCGCGCCGCCATCGTGGCTACTCTTTGTCTTGCAGGCCTCACGTCTGCTGTGAGGG AATCCGGCGACCCCAGTCCTGAAATCTCCAAATCGACCTCAACCACGACCGCAAGAGCGCATGAACGTAAGAAAGGTCACCGCGAGGAAAAGGTCATGGTATCTTGCGCCGGCCACATCACACAatgtggtgttgaagacaaAGCCAAGATTGTCTATGTACCGGTATCCACTTCAACCGTCACGAACACGATTGTCAAGACTGATACCGTG AGACCAGACCCTCCCAACGTCAGTCAGGGTTATTGA
- a CDS encoding hypothetical protein (EggNog:ENOG41) has protein sequence MPVVHAWQWFRHRNGRSPQSLAYDSDSEFDEDLEGGKEGARLIPDTHEESRTRPRTWIILAIISVFLFLTTTLRPAAPYTMMSMTLPAAMLEMFKSPAKLCSNVEGGWPLPDLITPDNWEEPNGRFPGWTPGNDGAAAQKYRNTIPEWLPSDIPAGFNKWLIEHNKTADEEPAASPSNACEVPKADGTFYNPVLDPLKISNLDTDIIDVIRDTLKGGDVKIKHVALIMMESYREELFPLQQGSDYHKLMVKSHKGEDIDEINEKLSRMSPVAERLTGKSGNWKRKDGSDFEHVAIPQWNDTAQEGYGGINVVGGFTTSSLSFKSMAAIHCGAWSMPVDGFEESETDAYQACIPQVFNLFNKLKDDKKSKSKFEWKSKSEDFLEQQWYPAFFQSITDGYDRQDKFDDKIGFEHIVTRGRLEDDRKKGEELEEINYFGFPETTLKGHIEDYLKEVKEKGKRMFFSHFTSTTHHPWGVPKSFEKTDFLNTEGKMGWHSEFNDYLNAMRFTDAWLGELLQTFDNHGLTNETLVVFVGDHGQAFKEDQKSKTGTYENGHVSNFRVPITFRHPHIPRVQYNANATSLSILPTILDLLINTGSLNKKDQNAAEDLIHDYEGQSLIRPYKTKHNGRRAWNFGIINGGASMLSMTSADAPWRIVIPLDDSTQYRFTDLKNDPLEQKPLEKWTLEQLTYAVRSKFGDEASTWAAEADAVSKWWGPERKRLWGYNPSHKED, from the exons ATGCCTGTTGTACATG CTTGGCAGTGGTTCCGACACAGAAACGGTCGATCTCCTCAGTCACTAGCTTATGACTCCGACAGCGAATTTGACGAAGACCTCGAAGGCGGTAAAGAAGGCGCGCGACTCATCCCCGATACTCACGAAGAATCTCGAACAAGACCTCGAACATGGATCATTCTCGCCATTATTTCTGTCTTCCTTTTCCTCACGACGACTCTCCGACCTGCCGCTCCATACACCATGATGTCCATGACTCTCCCCGCCGCTATGCTCGAAATGTTCAAGTCTCCGGCCAAGCTGTGTAGCAATGTCGAAGGTGGATGGCCTCTCCCTGATCTCATCACTCCCGATAATTGGGAAGAGCCCAATGGACGCTTCCCCGGATGGACACCCGGTAACGACGGCGCCGCTGCACAAAAGTACAGAAACACCATCCCCGAATGGCTACCCAGCGACATCCCCGCCGGCTTCAACAAGTGGCTTATCGAACACAACAAGACCGCGGATGAGGAGCCTGCAGCAAGCCCTAGCAATGCCTGCGAGGTCCCCAAAGCCGACGGTACCTTCTACAACCCCGTTCTCGACCCTCTCAAGATCTCCAACCTCGACACCGACATCATTGACGTGATCCGCGACACTCTCAAGGGCGGCGacgtcaagatcaagcatgTGGCACTAATCATGATGGAGAGCTACCGCGAGGAACTCTTCCCTCTGCAGCAGGGCTCCGACTATCACAAGCTCATGGTCAAGTCGCACAAGGGCGAAGACATTGACGAGATTAACGAGAAGCTCTCTCGCATGAGCCCCGTCGCCGAGAGACTCACTGGCAAGTCAGGAAACTGGAAGAGAAAGGATGGCTCGGATTTTGAACACGTGGCTATCCCGCAGTGGAACGATACAGCGCAGGAGGGGTACGGAGGCATCAACGTTGTTGGTGGTTTCACAACGTCCTCGTTGTCGTTCAAGAGCATGGCTGCTATCCACTGTGGCGCTTGGTCCATGCCTGTCGATGGCTTTGAGGAGTCTGAGACCGACGCCTACCAAGCTTGTATTCCCCAGGTgttcaacctcttcaacaagctcaaggatgatAAGAAGTCCAAGTCGAAGTTCGAATGGAAGTCGAAGTCGGAAGATTTCTTGGAGCAGCAGTGGTACCCCGCCTTCTTCCAGTCTATCACCGATGGTTATGATCGTCAGGATAAGTTCGACGACAAGATCGGATTCGAGCACATTGTCACACGAGGCCGTCTTGAAGATGACcgcaagaagggcgaggaactggaggagaTTAACTACTTCGGTTTCCCTGAGACGACGCTCAAGGGCCACATTGAAGATTACCTgaaggaggtcaaggagaagggcaaGCGTATGTTCTTCTCTCACTTCACTAGCACGACACATCATCCTTGGGGCGTACCGAAGTCATTCGAGAAGACCGACTTCCTCAATACCGAGGGCAAGATGGGCTGGCACTCGGAGTTTAACGACTATCTCAACGCCATGCGATTCACCGACGCCTGGCTAGGCGAGTTACTCCAGACATTCGATAACCACGGTCTTACAAACGAGACATTGGTGGTGTTTGTTGGCGATCACGGACAGGCTTTCAAGGAGGATCAGAAGTCCAAGACTGGAACTTACGAGAACGGCCACGTTAGCAACTTCCGCGTCCCCATCACATTCCGCCATCCTCACATCCCCCGCGTTCAATACAACGCCAACGCAACATCCCTCTCCATCCTCCCCACAATCCTCgacctcctcatcaacacagGCTCCCTCAACAAAAAGGACCAAAACGCTGCCGAGGACCTCATCCACGATTATGAGGGTCAGTCCCTCATCCGCCCTTATAAAACAAAGCACAACGGCCGCCGCGCCTGGAACTTTGGTATCATCAATGGAGGAGCTAGCATGTTATCCATGACATCTGCAGATGCGCCGTGGCGAATTGTCATTCCGCTTGATGACTCTACACAATATAGATTCACGGATCTTAAGAATGATCCGTTAGAGCAGAAGCCGCTTGAGAAGTGGACGCTTGAACAGTTGACGTATGCTGTTCGGAGTAAATTTGGGGACGAGGCTTCGACGTGGGCTGCTGAGGCGGATGCTGTGTCTAAGTGGTGGGGACctgagaggaagagattaTGGGGATATAATCCTTCGCATAAGGAAGATTGA
- a CDS encoding hypothetical protein (EggNog:ENOG41), translating to MLTLSGGKCGGTFVDRNLYKLLAKRFGTAFTSLGPQHVGPGSQFMDQFENRKRDFSLDTPSRKSYKLTLPMRNLVVTPEMQKYYDPDFNWVLLSKDDMKSLFDPVIDVILKLVKDQVDQVKRDKEPIIKTMCLVGGFGSSPYVKERLLEWCSEQEIRLTTPWTGAWAAVVCGAVLRGVEGSMVRQKKCRRHYGHSISRTYDPAVHYNFDENKRRLWNDPWTKEQNLSGFMDWEIAKGALLDDDTEISTSFYSHFSEYFDGKHTHDLYSCSLDEAPETIENERIEKVGEVLYTIDDIGIDKTKIKSIQDANGIHWYQLLLTLTIRLSDDDVGVLVCRIFCRGKEVGKAEIGYSFT from the exons ATGCTCACACTATCAGGCGGCAAATGCGGCGGGACATTCGTAGACCGCAATCTCTACAAGCTCCTCGCCAAACGCTTCGGAACTGCATTTACCAGCCTGGGTCCACAGCACGTAGGCCCAGGCAGTCAGTTCATGGACCAGTTTGAGAATCGCAAAAGAGACTTCAGCCTCGATACACCGAGCAGGAAGTCTTACAAACTAACTCTACCTATGCGAAACCTAGTAGTCACTCCGGAGATGCAGAAGTACTATGACCCCGACTTCAACTGGGTGCTCCTTAGCAAAGATGATATGAAGAGCCTTTTTGACCCCGTGATTGACGTCATTCTCAAGCTTGTGAAAGATCAGgttgatcaagtcaagagaGACAAGGAGCCAATAATCAAGACGATGTGTCTGGTGGGCGGGTTTGGCTCGTCGCCTTATGTCAAGGAGAGGTTGCTTGAATGGTGCTCTGAGCAAGAGATACGGCTCACAACACCATGGACAGGAGC TTGGGCAGCTGTTGTCTGTGGTGCCGTGTTGCGAGGCGTTGAGGGATCTATGGTCAGACAAAAGAAATGTCGTCGACACTATGGACATAGCATCTCTCGAACATATGATCCAGCAGTTCATTACAACTTTGATGAGAACAAGCGACGGCTGTGGAATGATCCCTGGACCAAGGAGCAAAACCTGTCTGGCTTCATGGATTGGGAGATCGCAAAG GGCGCCCTCCTCGACGACGACACTGAGATCAGCACAAGTTTCTACTCGCACTTCTCGGAATATTTTGACGGAAAGCATACGCACGATCTTTACTCGTGCAGTTTGGACGAGGCACCTGAGACTATTGAGAACGAAC GGATCGAGAAAGTTGGCGAGGTTTTGTACACCATCGATGATATTGGCATTGATAAGACCAAGATCAAGTCCATCCAAGACGCCAATGGCATTCACTGGTATCAGCTACTACTCACCTTAACGATTCGTCTCAGTGACGACGATGTTGGTGTACTGGTATGTCGAATCTTCTGCCGTGGGAAGGAAGTTGGAAAGGCAGAGATAGGATACTCCTTCACATGA
- a CDS encoding hypothetical protein (EggNog:ENOG41), translating into MAIQKVAVVGRTVSNELIRQGSGLIGSKIVDSLLKAGFEVTAITRNESSATFPSKVVVKRVDTTSVDSVKEALAGQDAVVSAAATAAAGSQKVIIDAAIAAQVPRFIPSEFGIPSRQNRDTKIGKILSAKIQNTDYLIELAEKHDWFSWTGLSNGLFLDSGLKSDRGFINIRDRKIRITDSGNEPYSTTSLAFVGEAVVAILKKPEGTKNKYLNIAGVTTTQNEVLRIVEKLTGDKFEVSHATGAEQEKIGDEKIAKGDFSAFGNYLEQFLFADGAGHALKGDENAIRLLGLKEENLEGVVKSVVAEIK; encoded by the exons ATGGCCATTCAGAAAGTCGCAGTCGTTGGA AGAACCGTGAGCAACGAACTGATCCGCCAGGGCTCTGGTCTCATCGGATCAAAAATCGTTGACAGCCTCCTCAAAGCTGGCTTCGAAGTGACAGCTATCACCAGAAATGAGTCCTCTGCAACATTTCCGAGCAAAGTGGTCGTGAAGCGGGTCGACACCACCTCCGTCGACTCAGTCAAGGAAGCCCTGGCTGGTCAAGATGCAGTCGTATCAGCCGCCGCAACTGCTGCTGCCGGAAGCCAGAAGGTCATTATTGATGCCGCTATTGCAGCTCAAGTTCCACGATTTATTCCATCAGAGTTCGGAATTCCGTCTCGTCAGAATCGCGACACCAAGATTGGAAAAATTCTCAGTGCGAAGATCCAAAATACTGACTACTTGATTGAACTTGCTGAGAAGCATGATTGGTTCTCCTGGACTGGCCTCTCTAATGGATTGTTCCTTGACTCG GGGCTCAAAAGTGACAGGGgattcatcaacatcagagACCGCAAGATTCGCATCACCGACTCAGGCAACGAACCCTATTCCACAACTTCACTCGCCTTCGTGGGCGAAGCTGTAGTTGCCATCCTGAAGAAGCCAGAAGGGACAAAGAACAAGTATCTCAACATCGCCGGTGTTACGACAACTCAGAATGAAGTTCTGAGGATTGTCGAGAAGCTCACTGGTGACAAGTTTGAGGTTTCTCATGCCACTGGCgctgagcaggagaagattgGAGACGAGAAGATTGCCAAAGGAGACTTTAGTGCCTTTGGTAATTATCTAGAGCAGTTCCTCTTTGCCGATGGTGCTGGCCATGCGTTGAAGGGTGACGAGAATGCGATTAGGTTGCTTGggctgaaggaggagaatcTCGAGGGGGTTGTCAAGAGTGTTGTAGCTGAGATTAAGTAA
- a CDS encoding hypothetical protein (EggNog:ENOG41), which yields MKFTSFLLGFAATAIASPISKRAVFSQSTYDDLSISGGTAGNAQQEALQKLGGLPADLSTVEKSDLDFLNSVNQIANDAEDEAFNPAIDAASGEAADALQRGKIKNKVLKLTATILKLEAQQAQGEDVADKLAEENKKLQNNISQDKDEAGKASTFLAFDATTS from the exons ATGAAGTTCACCTcgttccttcttggcttcgctGCCACTGCTATCGCCAGCCCTATCAGCAAGCGCGCTGTCTTCAGCCAGTCAACGTACGACGATCTTTCCATTAGTGGTGGCACTGCGGGCAACGCCCAGCAAGAGGCTCTGCAGAAGCTCGGCGGTCTGCCAGCAGACCTTTCGACTGTTGAGAAGTCTGACTTGGACTTCCTCAACAGTGTCAATCAGATTGCAAatgatgctgaggatgaggcctTCAACCCTGCTATCGACGCAGCTTCCGGCGAAGCAGCCGACGCTCTTCAG CGCggaaagatcaagaacaaggtcttGAAGCTGACTGCTACTATCCTCAAGTTGGAGGCTCAGCAAGCGCAGGGTGAGGATGTCGCTGACAAGCTGGCggaagagaacaagaagttACAGAACAACATTTCACAGGATAAGGATGAAGCTGGAAAGGCTTCGACTTTCCTTGCTTTTGATGCGACTACAAGCTAA
- a CDS encoding hypothetical protein (EggNog:ENOG41) yields MASAEAFKELPRDIAAVDIKGMTYVFFVNSNHQLCYLKSPGLGTDDYEPILVKLTDGDLKVKCGSRQIAAAAWQGGNGTEIRIYCIAPEKGECENKGYIQEVSFGSSTGWEHGLLGYKEEGRPYVDKDASLTACVHAWPDKTDIKVFASGKGENGRPKITMHQYSYGHKKWLPKVISNKVSDW; encoded by the exons ATGGCATCCGCAGAAGCATTCAAAGAGCTCCCCAGGGACATTGCTGCAGTCGACATCAAGGGCATGACCTATGTTTTCTTCGTCAACTCGAATCACCAGCTCTGCTACCTTAAATCTCCTGGGCTGGGAACCGACGACTATGAGCCTATACTCGTCAAGCTCACAGACGGGGATCTGAAGGTCAAGTGCGGCAGCAGACAAATCGCCGCAGCCGCTTGGCAGGGAGGAAACGGTACAGAA ATCCGCATCTACTGCATTGCTCCTGAAAAGGGTGAATGTGAGAACAAGGGTTATATCCAAGAGGTCTCTTTCGGCTCTAGCACTGGATGGGAacatggccttcttggctacAAGGAGGAAGGGAGGCCGTATGTTGATAAGGATGCCTCGCTGACCGCTTGCGTGCATGCCTGGCCTGACAAGACGGATATCAAGGTCTTCGCTTCTGGGAAGGGTGAGAATGGACGCCCCAAGATCACTATGCATCAGTACAGCTATGGGCATAAGAAGTGGCTTCCTAAAGTTATTAGTAACAAGGTCTCGGACTGGTAA
- a CDS encoding hypothetical protein (CAZy:CE10~MEROPS:MER0036039) has product MATSLFSSLKGYTYKTIPYKSTPDGDIVLDVVYPEEADDSPTTVLIHIHGGFLIVGDRYSFAPYWGLNSVTARKWIFVSPDYRLVPESTAHASLDDSIDAYYWVRSSLADAIGRPIGSVLLSGSSAGGYLALATANAVEQKPDALLLIYGMLDAAGPRYTTPGTNIWGEPPFDTASVLSQFPRPKEDDGRKAISGYPPPENFQQDPRFQVASALHIDALFPDYMTGVEGLSCEIASKGIDAIPEEHRRLFPLSFGDLAKIPRTFLLHGVNDSAVTIDCSIVAEKKLREAGVEVVKDFPEDAEHGFDGRIGNLDIEKPEADGIPNVGSLRNAIRFLDSSVEK; this is encoded by the exons ATGGCCACATCTCTTTTCTCCAGCCTCAAAGGCTACACGTACAAGACCATCCCGTACAAATCTACCCCCGATGGCGACATCGTTCTTGATGTCGTGTACCCAGAGGAAGCCGATGATTCACCGACGACTGTtctcatccacatccacgGCGGATTTCTG ATCGTCGGGGACAGATACAGCTTTGCTCCATACTGGGGGCTCAACTCTGTAACCGCTCGGAAATGGATCTTCGTGAGCCCTGACTACCGTCTTGTCCCAGAGTCTACAGCCCATGCATCACTAGATGACTCCATCGATGCGTACTACTGGGTGCGCTCGTCACTGGCTGATGCCATTGGACGTCCTATTGGATCTGTCTTGCTGTCTGGTTCCAGCGCTGGAGGATATCTGGCATTGGCAACTGCGAATGCTGTCGAGCAAAAGCCAGATGCACTGTTGCTCATCTATGGAATGCTCGATGCAGCTGGTCCGAGATATACGACTCCCGGTACAAATATCTGGGGCGAACCGCCTTTTGACACTGCCTCGGTCTTGAGCCAATTTCCCAGGccgaaagaagatgatggccgAAAGGCCATCTCTGGATATCCCCCTCCTGAGAACTTCCAGCAAGACCCGCGGTTCCAAGTTGCTTCCGCTCTTCACATCGACGCCCTCTTCCCAGACTACATGACCGGCGTTGAAGGCCTAAGCTGCGAGATCGCCAGCAAGGGCATTGATGCCATCCCCGAAGAACACCGGCGGTTGTTCCCTCTTTCTTTCGGTGACCTTGCCAAGATTCCCCGCACATTCTTGCTCCACGGTGTTAACGACTCTGCTGTGACGATTGACTGCAGTATCGTAGCTGAGAAGAAACTTCGTGAGGCAGGTGTTGAGGTAGTCAAGGACTTCCCGGAGGATGCGGAGCATGGATTCGATGGTAGAATTGGAAATTTGGATATCGAGAAGCCGGAGGCGGATGGTATTCCTAACGTTGGGAGTCTCAGGAACGCCATTCGCTTTCTTGACTCTTCCGTTGAGAAGTAA
- a CDS encoding hypothetical protein (EggNog:ENOG41): MSPSKTRAERVETDVLLAIKPEHLANIISREKNHEYRKYRLKDGVSRLWLYETGSGGGRSSITHIAVIPSNTRHEPGSVPTEPFGIGNEDFNAGRKESKYGYPILELYELVNPVTLNEMKTRWGMGGAPMGWQYVTSDLWEDRWGEDEQRGEKVKKLF; the protein is encoded by the exons ATGTCGCCATCCAAGACACGTGCTGAGCGTGTTGAAACCGACGTCTTACTGGCCATTAAGCCGGAACACTTGGCAAACATCATTAGCCGAGAGAAGAACCATGAGTATCGCAAGTATCGTCTAAAAGACGGTGTCTCGCGCCTCTGGCTTTACGAAACTGGCAGTGGAGGCGGTCGCTCATCAATCAC ACACATCGCAGTGATTCCATCAAACACCCGCCATGAACCAGGTTCTGTACCCACCGAGCCTTTTGGTATTGGCAATGAAGACTTTAACGCTGGACGCAAGGAGTCCAAGTATGGATATCCGATCCTGGAGCTTTACGAACTTGTGAATCCAGTTACTCTCAACGAAATGAAGACTCGATGGGGCATGGGTGGTGCGCCTATGGGATGGCAGTATGTGACATCGGATCTCTGGGAGGATAGATGGGGCGAGGATGAGCAGAGAGGCGAGAAGGTGAAGAAATTGTTTTAA